In the genome of Populus trichocarpa isolate Nisqually-1 chromosome 6, P.trichocarpa_v4.1, whole genome shotgun sequence, one region contains:
- the LOC112327875 gene encoding putative multidrug resistance protein has product MILTGVNLQIDAAKVAAIVGRSGSGKSTIIKLIERFYDTSSGSIDVDSINIKSYNLRALRSHIALVSQEPTLFAGTIRDNIAYAKENATEAEIIEAATIANAHDFISSMEDGYETYCGERGVQLSGGQKQRIALARAILKNPTILLLDEATSSLDVNSEKLVQKALERTMTGRTCLVVAHRLSTIQKADKIAVIDQGRIIEEGNHFELINKGEMGAYFSLVKLQQLSAM; this is encoded by the exons ATGATCCTGACAGGCGTAAACCTACAAATTGATGCTGCAAAGGTTGCTGCAATAGTTGGAAGAAGCGGGTCTGGAAAGTCCACcatcattaaattgattgagagaTTCTACGACACATCAAGTGGTTCCATTGACGTTGATTCAATCAACATCAAAAGTTATAACCTGCGGGCCTTAAGGTCGCATATCGCATTGGTAAGCCAGGAACCTACTCTTTTCGCAGGAACAATCCGCGACAACATTGCATATGCAAAGGAGAACGCAACAGAAGCAGAAATAATCGAAGCAGCAACTATTGCAAATGCTCATGATTTTATCAG CTCCATGGAGGATGGATATGAGACCTACTGCGGCGAAAGAGGTGTGCAACTATCAGGAGGACAAAAGCAAAGGATAGCTTTGGCACGAGCAATCTTAAAAAATCCTACAATATTGCTTTTAGATGAAGCAACAAGTTCATTGGATGTGAATTCAGAGAAACTTGTGCAGAAGGCATTAGAGAGGACCATGACTGGCAGGACATGCCTGGTTGTAGCTCATAGACTATCTACCATCCAAAAAGCTGATAAAATTGCTGTGATTGACCAAGGAAGGATCATAGAAGAGGGCAATCATTTTGAGCTAATAAATAAAGGAGAAATGGGTGCATATTTCTCACTTGTAAAACTCCAACAACTTTCTGCCATGTGA